The following are encoded in a window of Harmonia axyridis chromosome 7, icHarAxyr1.1, whole genome shotgun sequence genomic DNA:
- the LOC123685351 gene encoding uncharacterized protein LOC123685351, with translation MLPHDATGKIGPKNPLPYKIVINEPKEEPLPESPRTELKTNNSYVIFPYFGKPIFQVFLEDHNLCQKRFHRHTRQLKELKQFTTKRPICVQDPLELGRNVTSVDELNLSRFVMQCSTAREILRDGGNFMMIDLLSPIQELKEYFDVYLYMTTSSVQHHNQLLKAKDALVSTFDLRDIWFTRTINFCTLVFQRILGLKIESEGHFRNNHSYTVSSKRQPWRSQDVDMEIIEEKLKVCTIDSEEDLWNNSCVESCSSCSDEPEFRCSVMITSNTTLSCVEVEFFRNGCDKDMFSTLASYTCRNLLKWFYKYENLRSRSTRTWS, from the exons ATGTTGCCTCACGATGCCACAGGCAAAATTGGACCTAAAAACCCTCTGCCttacaaaattgtaataaatgagCCCAAAGAAGAGCCTCTTCCAGAGTCCCCCAGAACAGAGTTAAAAACGAATA ATTCATATGTCATTTTTCCTTATTTTGGAAAACCAATTTTCCAAGTCTTTTTAGAGGATCATAATCTTTGCCAGAAACGTTTCCACCGCCATACTAGACAATTGAAAGAGTTGAAACAGTTTACTACCAAACGCCCAATTTGCGTTCAAGATCCACTAGAACTTGGTCGTAACGTAACATCGGTTGATGAACTCAATCTATCCCGCTTCGTTATGCAATGCTCTACTGCCAGAGAAATTTTGCGCGATGGCGGAAACTTCATGATGATCGATTTATTGTCACCTATACAAGAGTTGAAGGAGTACTTCGATGTATATTTATACATGACAACTAGCAGTGTTCAACACCACAATCAACTTCTCAAGGCAAAAGACGCCTTGGTATCAACCTTCGATCTAAGGGATATCTGGTTCACACGAACAATAAACTTCTGTACCTTGGTTTTCCAGAGAATTCTTGGATTGAAAATAGAGTCGGAAGGACATTTCAGAAATAATCACTCCTACACAGTTTCTTCGAAGCGTCAACCATGGCGGAGTCAAGATGTTGATATGGAGATAATCGAAGAGAAATTGAAAGTGTGCACAATTGATTCGGAAGAAGATCTATGGAACAATTCATGCGTTGAGTCTTGCAGTTCTTGTTCTGATGAACCTGAGTTTAGATGTTCTGTTATGATCACTTCCAATACAACACTGTCTTGTGTAGAAGTGGAGTTCTTTCGGAATGGCTGTGATAAAGATATGTTTTCTACTTTGGCAAGTTACACGTgtagaaatttgttgaaatggTTTTATAAGTATGAGAATTTGCGTTCAAGATCCACTAGAACTTGGTCGTAA
- the LOC123685352 gene encoding poly(A) RNA polymerase, mitochondrial-like has product MEKLSYIPDIEDQIEQVVKTISPDEQSMQTIYNLIEKDLASVLSEVFVDSFTIRPTGSRVSGLQLHSSDLDMNNYFEKRPCKARKCTYRVAAALSESVLFDNVVNLSQPRIPIVKCLHKETGLKCDMNFSFLSGVENDQLIKNYLSVDNKLRSVVLVIKYWAQLHELTCKERGFSKYSLTMMFIFYLQHEHSFPSVYELQENTVPTNPTIIWNMNFAHIEETSDKIKEIHSKSMFSLLFGFFSYYEDFLYDWSLVSR; this is encoded by the coding sequence atggaaaaattgagtTATATTCCCGACATTGAGGATCAGATAGAACAAGTGGTTAAAACTATATCTCCTGATGAGCAATCTATGCAAACGATTTACAACTTGATTGAGAAAGATTTGGCCAGTGTTTTGTCAGAAGTATTCGTCGATAGTTTTACCATTCGCCCTACGGGATCACGAGTTTCTGGTTTACAGTTACACTCTAGCGATTTGGACATGAATaactatttcgaaaaaagaccaTGTAAGGCAAGAAAATGTACGTATAGGGTTGCTGCAGCTTTGTCGGAGAGTGTATTATTCGATAATGTGGTGAACTTGAGCCAACCCAGAATACCCATTGTCAAGTGTCTACATAAAGAAACAGGGTTGAAGTGTGATATGAATTTCAGCTTTTTGAGTGGAGTTGAAAATGACCagttgataaaaaattatttatcagtagACAACAAGTTGAGATCCGTGGTGCTAGTGATAAAATACTGGGCTCAACTACACGAATTGACTTGTAAAGAGCGAGGTTTTTCCAAGTATTCTTTGACGATGATGTTCATTTTCTACCTTCAGCACGAACATTCCTTCCCCAGTGTTTATGAATTACAAGAAAATACAGTTCCCACAAACCCTACTATTATATGGAACATGAACTTTGCACACATAGAGGAAACATCtgataaaataaaagaaatacactcaaaatcaATGTTCAGCCTTCTTTTCGGTTTCTTTAGTTATTATGAGGACTTCCTGTACGATTGGTCGTTGGTATCAAGATAA